The following is a genomic window from Dermacentor variabilis isolate Ectoservices chromosome 11, ASM5094787v1, whole genome shotgun sequence.
AAAAAATCCATGATTTCTCAGAACAGGACTGTTGTATCGGCCACTGTGTCCCAGTCTACGCTACACACTGCTCTTTCTGTCCCCCGTTTATTCCTTCTCTCCTGGATTACTAAGTAAGCAACCTACAATTGATAATGAGTGTTGGTTCTTGAGTGTCTCGTTCCAAGGTGTGTACATGTGTTGCGTTCCTGCCGGCCGCGTGTATGTTGCAGTGGCGACGAGTCAAAATTACACTCACCTAGTCGAGGCAGACCTGAACACTGCGGCAGTGAAGACAGCATTGCCAATCACTCTTACGACCTTTTAGATGCTTCCGAGCGTTGGCGAACAGATAAATGGAGGCCGTACCTGGTCAAAGTAGAGGCGTATTTTGAAGTGAATGGCATCATTTAGTCAAGTAAGAAGAGAACACTTGTACTTGCACCGAGCACGGAGACTATTGAAATCCTTGCCTGAAAGGTAGCTCCCCGCGTGCCAAACTCAGGACGAAGTTATCGAAGCCGTGAATGAAGACGATGAACGCAACGaaataaggaataccataccataccataccattgcAGCGAGCTACAAATTCCTGAGTCGTTGCCAACTGGAAGGCGAATATATTCACCCTTTCATCGTCGAGATCCGCCGCATCACAGACGACTGCAAACTGCGACAGTTGCCTTTACATGATGATCCCAGATAGGATTGTCTGCTGCGTACGCCCAAGTGCGGTACGGAAAGAACTTCTAGTAAAGAAAGAGCTAACGCTAGAAGAAGCCGAAGTGATAACAAAATCTGCTGAAGCCGCGGAAAACGACCGATGAGTTTCGTCAGAAGTAATATCATTATTAAAAAAAGGCAAGTGGCATCGCCGGTCAACACCAAGACAAAGCGCCGAAAAGGCAGCGTGCCAGGAATGCGGACAACCTAGAAGCCTCAAGCATGACGTATGGCATGACGCTAACAGCGGCTGCTGGGTCAAGGCGCGCTGTTATCACGGTAGCTAACGTGGGAACCTCGCAAAGTGTCCCAGCCACAGTGATAAGGAATTCGGGGCTGCTGCGCCTGCGCTTCATGGCAATTTTTTTAGCGCTACAAGAAACCACGTTGGAAAATTTCTACGAAAATGCTTATATATGGACTTTGCGGTCGGTACGAACAAAATCTCTCGAGCCGCCTATTCGCCCAACGTTCAATTAGGGCGGTGTTGAACTGGCAATGAAAGTAAACGCAGGATcaacggcgtgcgtcataatagCCCGACTGCTAGGTTTTCGATAAGGACGGCCGCGCAACTACATCACTGCGTAAGAAGCGCACGCCGTTGCGCCTTAGTAGGTAGCCTTAGTGCCGCACGTATACTTCTCATTGCGGATCGCTATGCTTTGCAAGAAGTCTAGCCCCGATTGGTATAACCAAATGCTTTACCAATAACTCTCACAAAGAACTCTAACGCGACGGTATAACTTCATGTACtaccaaatgtgcagcaggctttcacgTTCTTGTGTTACAAGAGTTTAACATCTGCCGAACATTTATTATTTGCAGATCCCGGTCCAGTTTGTGATTTAAAATATGAAATTGACAATGTGACAATCCTCGTCGCCACCTGGGATGGACCGCTTGCCAGCGTCGATTACGATGGCTACGTGGTGCACTGCGTGGAAGACAATTTTCGCGCCGTGAGAACGATTGAAATACCGGAAGCAGAGAAGCACGTAAACATTTCGTTAGACCTTGAAGAGCAGCTTGCAACATTCGATTGTGAAGTGTGGGCTTTTGCTTACAATGGAACCCAGCGGAACAATGGCACCATCACCACATTTTCTGTTACAACGAATGGCATAGGTACGTGCGAAAAAGAATCCTTTGACAATTATGCTTGCATGATGCTTACCTATAGGTACTCCTTGAGAAGATAAAGGCATTGAAAATGTCCCTTCTGTAACAGTTAAAACGCACGTTGGATGTCTTTGCACTTCCTGCTGTACTTGTGAAACTTCAGTAGAATAGCGTTTAAAAGAATTCCACATGAAGACTTATCGGTGAGATATTGAGAAACAGTGTTCATATTTTTGGTGGATAATATTATTTATGTGCCGGGGTGCTTAAGAAGAGAAAAGTTGAGGCAGGCACACAGAGGCACATACAAGAGCACTCGAGCAAGTGAGAAAATCGAAAATTTCGCACTTCCATATTGTCTACATGTTGTCAAAGCCACGTGACGAGCACCATTTTTTCTGTTAAGATTAAATAgtatatttttgttttggtgaTAACAAAACGGATGATATGCTCACACGCCGGCTTCGCGGATTATGActtttgtttctttaattttcCGAGTATGTTTGTCGCTGTGATAGCTGATTCATTGATCAGTATGACTTAACAGCTCACCCACGTTGCATTAGTTTAATAGTTCTCTGCTGTGGAAATAAAGTATAATACGAAGGCGCGCAATCGTAAAGAGAACCCCCCCCCGTCCCCCGATTAGCTTGAAACTCAATGTATTGTTTTTCGTCTTTTTGACGTGGTGAGCTCACACCAAAGTGCCTGCAGTAATAACCAAAAATTATTTCGGTCAGAAAAGGGAACGAAGTTGGCTATTCCGCAGAACACGTGCACGGCACCGGGTAGAGCTGAGCGCCTAATGTCCTTGTTCCGCAGTGAAGAACACCCTTCAGTGTGCAATTTTTGCGGTGTGTGATACGTAAGAAGTCAGCCTTGCAATTGTAATATTGCGTGACAATATTTCGCAGCATTGCAATTGACACTTGTTCAACCATATGCCATCTACTTCGCCATCAGACGTAATACTCTGTTCTAACGGCCTTGAGGTGAAAAGCAACCATTACACAAACTAAGGAAGAGAAAATGCCTACAAGAAAAATGACACGTGGTACTCTTGTACAAGCTACCTTATTACCCTTACGCAACATAATTTATAACGATTACATATTTTGTGGACGAGAGACTGAAGAGGAGTATTCTCTATATCTTCTAAGGATTGATGCCAGCTTTTTCCTTTACCAAAGCAGTTTGCTTTATCAACATCGTTTGCTTTTCTTGATTTCCGGGGCCTCTTGATTGTACACAGGTCCTCCTGAAAATGTCACACTTATTGAACGAACTACGACGAGCTTGGCGTACTCGTGGCCAAGAGATCCAAAGGCACCGAACTGCCGCGTGCGATTGCTGGCTGCCTACGTGAGTGAGGAATACGAAAATGGCTGCTCCAGATTGAGTGACAAAGACGTTCTTCAGTATAACGTCACCAGCCTGACACCTGGACAGAGATACAATGTCTCAATACAGAACTGTGCCGATTACTGCGGCCTGGATAAGGTAGTTAATGACTACACGGACGTTGCTGGTAAGTTCAGGTGTTGATTCCTATATTTACGGCCGTGCATACTATCTTTATGAACTGTAGAGCATATCATCCAGCCTCTCCGCGAGAGCATGGTAATCTGCTTTTGTCTAGTTAACCAATGAGTAAGATTAAATGTACATTGCTCGCATTTTAATGGCGCTGTAATTTTGTAAAGATGACCAGAAATTAAAAAGCAAGCATGTTTTCCCACTAAAGATAGCCAGGTGCGCGCTCGTGTGCAATGTATTTGGCCTGTATTTGATCTTAACTAtatttttacttctaaagttgcAACCCCTTTGCGCTCATTCAATAGCTTTGCTGGTCAACGCAGATATATCCTACATGATGACAAAGCTAGAACGCATAGGCGGGAATTATTTAAACCTGATATTATGTTCGCATGCGGAAAGAAAACATCTCGTACTAAGCCACAGGATTGAGTTTATGTTAAACGATGTTATTGAATGCTCCAACTTTCACCTCTTTCCTCTTGCAGCACCATCCGAGGTGAGAAACTTCAGTGCCTCAGTCACTGATTTTGTAAAAGTGACGTTCAAGTGGGAACAGCCAGCGCAACCAAATGGCCCCATCGACGGGTACCTTATCCAAGTCGTAAACGAAGACTCGAATGTCACAACCCAAATTCTTGCAGACGGAGTCACGACCAATGTTAACATTGTGGTGGCATCTGAATTTACGTCTTTCCATTGTTCCATCAACGCCTACAATGTAAGAAAGCCAGAACAAGAAAAACTCTTCGGTCCTGGAATTTCTACTACCTTCGAATCCCTTGGCAATGGTAAGGCTGGGCAAATGCATTTTAGAGAGCCTAAATGAGTTTTACACTTGTGTATCTGGGACGCATTCATTTACATTGCATGCTTATATTTTCTAGGCTGTCTGTTTCGACAGCATTATTAATGAATAAATTACTTTATAAATTAATTCAACAATATTGCTATTTCCTACCAGCACATTTTCAGACCGTAACAATTAATCTGTTCCCGACTATCGCCTGATCCATCCCAATGCGATGCAACTTCACTGTGTCGCTTTTGGCTGGGCGTCACCTTTACAAGCAACCATTCTTTTCGTACTAGCATAATGAACTGTGTCTAATCCCACTTCTGTGATTGCGATGAGTGAATAGCACATCTCACCATCTACTGTCATTGTTTTGATGATAGAAGACAGATTTTGCGTGTCAACTTAAGCCGACGGTATGACAGAGCGTTCATGACAGAAATGGAATTGGGACCATGCACTTGACAGTCATGTTCACAGAACGACACCATAGCATTGCTGCGATATTTAAAGACGGCTAGCCTTTGTGACGGCCTTTGATCGCGCATTTAACGATGTTCTAGTTTTCCCTTTCACTTTTTCTATTTCTGCCCGCTTCCTCCTTCCCCATTCTAGTTAAGGAAACGAGGTGCCACCTGGTTACTTTACCTGCCTTTCCAGTTCTTTGTCTCATTCTGTATTACTTGCTTGGTCTTTCTCTCTATATGTAATCTAATTCTTCAGTGGGTACTAGAAAGGCATAGTGTAAGACAACACAGAAGCAATGAGAACAAACACAAAATGCCCAATAACCGACTTAGGTGGGCTAGTTGTTTCGTGGCTTGATCGAACATGGTTATAACTTCTCGTTTcgaggacaggacacagaaagaatgcacacaggacagACGGCGGATATCCTGTATGCATTCTTACTGcgtcctgtcctcaaaacgcgtTATTATAACCACGTTCCATACTCAGTAACCGCAGCACAGTAAATTTCGTTACATAAGAGGCAAATAGAACTGACACCTTGAGGCGCCAAGCAGCGTTTGTGTCCTCCTTAACCGTGTCGTTCAGCCATCGAAGAAAAAGAGCGCTTCCTTCAAGTGTGACTTCTAGATAACATCTCTGTGCGTTAAATGTCCCAGTTAGTGTAGTGGCAGTAAATCTGGAACGTAAATGTTTGAGTGAACTTTGAACACGCAATTTTGTGCATCCCAAGTTTTTCGCAATTAGCCGTGCCACCAATTCTAGGACTTCGCTATATTGGTGCTCGTTGTAAAGGAGCCGGAGCACTGACGACAAAAGGAAGAACCTAAAATTCCTGTTTTTTCCTAATGAAACAATGAAACAACAACAGTGAAAGTTAACTGTTAAAAAAAGACGGCTCTCGTTAAATCGAGCCTTtcatttttcgcatttcgcacagTCACATAAACCACAcgaaaaatgaatgaaatgaataatTTGTTATCTTAACAATGCAAGACAGCCTGTACGAATCACTTCCGTGATGTGTTATGTTTGAGTTGTGTTTTACAACAACTATAGGGTGGCTGCACATATATTTTGAGCAGTCATTTTGTTTCATTTCAGTAAGCATACCGTAAATGCGAACACTGTAAATTATTTGTCTAATTTTGCAGGACCCTTCCCACCACATCCCACTGCACGTGATGTTCAAGAAACGGACGCAGCAGTTTACTGGGACAAAGCAGAAGACCCTAGATATAATATTACATCTTATAGAATTTCTGTCGAAAGAAAAGGCAGTTTTCCTACTACGGACACCAAGTTTAATGTAAGCCACCTGCACCCTTGGACTAAATATGTCGTTGGTGTATCTTCATGTGCACAAGAGACTGGTTGTGGTGAAGCAAGATCCATTTCTTTTAAAACAGATGTGTCAGGTAAGCTCTCCTAGATACTCTCTTGGAACAATAGTAGGAATTCAAATGAGAGAGCCCATTACACTGAAGCATTTTAACAGTGACAAGGAATACGAAGGCTTGACTCAGATAGCTGCAGTATCTTAACCTAAAAACTTAAAGCAAAACGTAAACCGAAATGGTTTAGCGTAATAATAGGTAGGCCACCTTGCATTATATTGCTTAAATGACTGTTCTTCGTTACTGCGCCGCAGTATTCTTCATAGAATTGTGTCAACGAATATCGCTGGTTTGTAAAAAAAGATATTGTGCCATCGCACTAGGCTATATACTATTCACAGAATTCATGCCAAAACGGCCACTTTCCTGCTTTGAACGACATTTTGTGTTGCACACAACTGTGTCATTGCATCAAATACTCCTCGGAAGAGTGTTCTTAGGAGGATTGTCATTTTAAAGTTAACCAGTGGAGCAGTGTACCAAAACTTCAACAAAATTCTCCGGAGCCGGGTCTGCAAAATTAGCAAATATTGCGACATGTGGCTTTTTCATCGATAAATAAGCAGGAAGACACAAGTACTCGTCTTTCACAGTAAATCCTTAAAGCATTTTGGAGCCCATAAACATTCATGCACTTCCGGTTTTCGTGAGAAAATTCTTAAGAAAGAGTTACTGATCTTTGTGCATTCGTGGGTGCGCACGTGAGTCGGTCTTCTCTTGCTGTTGTATAGGGGAAGAGAAATATAAGACAAAAATTTAAGACTTCAATTTGTCATCTGCCGTGAGATTATCGAAATCTAAGTCCACCCTGCTTTACTTGGGATTGCAGATCGCGTGATTTGTCACACAATTATTCAATTGCCTCTAAAGTGCCTCTCATAATCAGTTTAGAATGCTAGAGAAATCAAAACGCAAAGCTTCTGAATTAGAAGCAGGATGCGCAGTTCTTAAGTAGTGCGCATATATGGTTGCATTAGTGGAAACTACACTTTCTAGAGCATAATATTGTAGTGGGTGTTTGCCATGAACGAATACGAATGATCGATAATAAAGGCCGGGAATCGACGCAGCGAACATAATAAAACACAGACAAGCTCTGTGAGACCAGTCACCACCCATTTTTAAAAGCAAGACTACTAAACTATAGGCGTAAGACCATTTTCATACGCCTAATTTTTCTAATACTAACTAGAAACCAGTAGCCAGTCATTCCTGTGTACATGCTCTCCGCAGCGCCATCAAAGCCGCTATGGCTCTCTACCGGATCTGTTGGCGCGGAATGGATTTACTTTGAGTGGAAACGACCGGAACTGCCCAATGGCCCCATCGACGGCTTCAACGTCAGCGTCGTCGGGCGAAACGTTTCGTTCGGAGCAGTAACGACAGATTTATCGTACAACGCAACCCAACTGAGCCCCGGAACGTTGTACAGAGTCTCCGTGTTTGCCTTCAACTATGGATTCCAGAAAGAAAAACGAGGCCCTTCTGCGACGCTCAGAGCGTCTACCTCAAGTGATGGCAAGTAGAGATGCTAGATTCATTCCATCTTTTTGGTTGTTGGTTTAGAGCCTTTTTGAAGTAAGTATGCTGCACAATACAACTATGATGATATGCGGATTGTGCATTTTTACCGGCAGTTCTCTTTAAATGAATAGCTAAGAACAAGCTCTTGCCCTACTTCCCGCTGTATGAAGAGCTAGTTACAACACGCGACACCAATTCTGGAACATACCATACGGTGTGTCTAAGAAGCAGCTCTTGTGGTGTAACTACCAATAGCCATTATCCTGGTGCTGGTCTTCTGTGACCAAAATAGGCCCTGATGCAGGTTTCCTGGTAATATTAAGTAGCTTTGGGGAGAAGAGAAGGGTATTATGTTAACGGATCGTTACATTACATTGACATTTGTAAAATGGAGAGAAAGTAACATTGCAGTCGTTGAAGTAATTGTCGAGCCATCAA
Proteins encoded in this region:
- the LOC142564163 gene encoding receptor-type tyrosine-protein phosphatase H-like; protein product: MEVDVAANPIKLRVFLCFVALCSNIDKTALTVQAYVDGSVSSGYSDQADIGPVQKISYHIVNVTALKATWNRPVTKEDIKGYTLECTNLESQSSRKIDVFTATEIVEASLELQDQVEPFECEVWAFSKDQNGTTVSFNITTLGLHPVANLSFDAGCDSSLRATWSYTDQNEAGFNLTICWLSGKKCDSTIVGKSVRLYSFLARDLDVQYRLHVRAIGKISGLNVLSKEVTANATSFPQVPLLADVVVKGVSPETLKATWQTNWTHEIHFEICWFARSNQRCQNYNVSGTLHQATFTGLLPETTYHVKSNGQVTYGNCTCIGPQTEQAASTYSLNPGPVCDLKYEIDNVTILVATWDGPLASVDYDGYVVHCVEDNFRAVRTIEIPEAEKHVNISLDLEEQLATFDCEVWAFAYNGTQRNNGTITTFSVTTNGIGPPENVTLIERTTTSLAYSWPRDPKAPNCRVRLLAAYVSEEYENGCSRLSDKDVLQYNVTSLTPGQRYNVSIQNCADYCGLDKVVNDYTDVAAPSEVRNFSASVTDFVKVTFKWEQPAQPNGPIDGYLIQVVNEDSNVTTQILADGVTTNVNIVVASEFTSFHCSINAYNVRKPEQEKLFGPGISTTFESLGNGPFPPHPTARDVQETDAAVYWDKAEDPRYNITSYRISVERKGSFPTTDTKFNVSHLHPWTKYVVGVSSCAQETGCGEARSISFKTDVSAPSKPLWLSTGSVGAEWIYFEWKRPELPNGPIDGFNVSVVGRNVSFGAVTTDLSYNATQLSPGTLYRVSVFAFNYGFQKEKRGPSATLRASTSSDGK